One Aphidius gifuensis isolate YNYX2018 linkage group LG3, ASM1490517v1, whole genome shotgun sequence DNA window includes the following coding sequences:
- the LOC122852028 gene encoding SH3 domain-binding protein 5-like isoform X2, producing MCEPEEKEAAKENDKIDDDVVDPRVQIELERLNTATDGINKLEVDLDEARLTFRQMLCESTITMENLSKKLGACIEKSKPYYDARFKAKEALKEAQKAAIRFERANSQHTAAKEMVYLAEEGLRMEGRCFDHAWQEMLNHATERVNESENERVLSETQHRHLTAVFHSAEHNVKILQSELKRAIAKSRPYYESKAQFHQMLENQRNRVSVLERAVAEAKMTYAEALRNLEKISDEIHQTRRYDGSTTNESTGQQENAPITPESSETGSADSVDYLSDKYPELPDKLSPKTAVSNTSKIDLTSNYSFGTNSFNLSSTEPRKYIKRDKSRNVISSSSSSSSSSWDKSCQEKTINKNTQCKNKKDELCINKENGIDESIEQINVEEWAEIKLTSPSENDCEKNGFNSDEEDSILYNELSPDSVNVPENEENHIATCKKYVKPLSLTKTGISNYFDKPESTKNSSMKSRRKLDRNLTSWITGNSSDETSSCNSSRRKSLDTLWNGGTTSERVKDLLNQGMMMLNISSLAERRSSEPKASDNPDSPVKTFEKVDFRGKKAPSTLLDKSMSYLNADDETSDCDSLASGDMLSEDQIASLMMEPDVNQVCQEVLGTPLVEICPLFHQLQQQN from the exons atgtgtgAACCCGAGGAAAAAGAAGCTGCcaaagaaaatgataaaattgatgatgatgttgttgatccCAGGGTGCAG aTTGAACTTGAACGACTTAATACTGCAACAGACGGTATCAATAAATTGGAAGTTGATTTAGAC GAAGCAAGACTGACCTTCCGCCAGATGTTATGTgaatcaacaataacaatggaaaatttaagtaaaaaattaggtGCTTGTATAGAAAAATCAAAGCCATATTATGATGCACGTTTCAAAGCAAAAGAG GCACTAAAAGAAGCACAAAAAGCAGCAATACGTTTTGAAAGAGCAAATAGTCAACATACTGCAGCTAAAGAAATGGTTTATTTAGCTGAAGAAGGACTAAGGATGGAGGGAAGATGTTTTGATCATGCATGGCAG GAGATGCTAAATCATGCAACTGAACGTGTCAATGAATCTGAAAATGAGCGAGTACTTTCTGAAACTCAACACAGACATTTGACAGCTGTTTTTCACAGTGCTGAACACAATGTTAAGATTCTTCAATCTGAACTTAAACGTGCTATTGCTAAATCGAG gCCGTATTACGAATCAAAAGCACAATTTCATCAAATGTTAGAAAACCAAAGAAATAGAGTAAGTGTATTGGAAAGAGCTGTAGCAGAAGCAAAGATGACATATGCTGAAGCTTTaagaaatttagaaaaaataagtgaTGAAATTCATCAG aCTAGAAGATATGATGGTAGCACTACCAACGAATCAACAGGTCAACAAGAAAATGCTCCAATAACACCAGAATCAAGTGAAACTGGTTCTGCTGATAGTGTTGATTATCTCAGTGATAAATATCCAGAGCTTCCTGATAAATTGAGTCCAAAAACGGCCGTATCGAATACATCAaag ATTGATCTAACATCAAACTACAGTTTTGGTACAAATAGTTTCAATCTATCATCAACTGAACCCCGAAAATACATAAAGCGTGATAAATCAAGAAATgttatttcttcttcttcatcatcatcatcgtcgtcatGGGACAAAAGTTGTCaagaaaaaactataaataaaaatacgcagtgtaaaaataaaaaggatgaattgtgtataaataaagaaaatggaATTGATGAGTctattgaacaaataaatgtaGAAGAATGGgctgaaataaaattgacaagtCCAAGTGAAAatgattgtgaaaaaaatggttttaaTTCCGATGAAGAAGACTCAATTCTCTACAATGAATTGAGTCCAGATTCAGTAAATGTAcctgaaaatgaagaaaatcaTATTGcaacatgtaaaaaatatgttaagcCATTGTCATTGACTAAAACTGGCATcagtaattattttgataaaccagaaagtacaaaaaattcatcaatgaaAAGTCGTCGAAAGCTTGATCGTAATTTAACAAGCTGGATCACAGGAAATTCTTCTGATGAAACCAGTTCAT gtAATTCTAGTAGACGAAAGTCTCTTGATACATTGTGGAATGGAGGAACAACTAGTGAACGTGTAAAAGACTTACTTAATCAAGGCATGATGATGCTGAACATATCAAGTTTAGCTGAACGAAGATCTAGTGAGCCAAAAGCCTCAGATAATCCTGATTCACCAGttaaaacatttgaaaaagttGATTTTAGAGGAAAAAAAGCACCAAGTACTTTACTCGATAAATCAATGAGCTATCTAAATGCTGATGATGAAACTTCCGATTGTGATTCTTTAGCTAg tGGTGATATGCTGTCTGAAGATCAAATTGCATCATTGATGATGGAACCAGATGTTAATCAAGTTTGCCAAGAAGTTCTTGGAACTCCACTTGTTGAAATATGTCCACTTTTTCATCAATTGCAACAACAAAACTAG
- the LOC122852028 gene encoding SH3 domain-binding protein 5-like isoform X1 produces MCEPEEKEAAKENDKIDDDVVDPRVQIELERLNTATDGINKLEVDLDEARLTFRQMLCESTITMENLSKKLGACIEKSKPYYDARFKAKEALKEAQKAAIRFERANSQHTAAKEMVYLAEEGLRMEGRCFDHAWQEMLNHATERVNESENERVLSETQHRHLTAVFHSAEHNVKILQSELKRAIAKSSMDARRNLLLINSTVYRHNLLFLPYYESKAQFHQMLENQRNRVSVLERAVAEAKMTYAEALRNLEKISDEIHQTRRYDGSTTNESTGQQENAPITPESSETGSADSVDYLSDKYPELPDKLSPKTAVSNTSKIDLTSNYSFGTNSFNLSSTEPRKYIKRDKSRNVISSSSSSSSSSWDKSCQEKTINKNTQCKNKKDELCINKENGIDESIEQINVEEWAEIKLTSPSENDCEKNGFNSDEEDSILYNELSPDSVNVPENEENHIATCKKYVKPLSLTKTGISNYFDKPESTKNSSMKSRRKLDRNLTSWITGNSSDETSSCNSSRRKSLDTLWNGGTTSERVKDLLNQGMMMLNISSLAERRSSEPKASDNPDSPVKTFEKVDFRGKKAPSTLLDKSMSYLNADDETSDCDSLASGDMLSEDQIASLMMEPDVNQVCQEVLGTPLVEICPLFHQLQQQN; encoded by the exons atgtgtgAACCCGAGGAAAAAGAAGCTGCcaaagaaaatgataaaattgatgatgatgttgttgatccCAGGGTGCAG aTTGAACTTGAACGACTTAATACTGCAACAGACGGTATCAATAAATTGGAAGTTGATTTAGAC GAAGCAAGACTGACCTTCCGCCAGATGTTATGTgaatcaacaataacaatggaaaatttaagtaaaaaattaggtGCTTGTATAGAAAAATCAAAGCCATATTATGATGCACGTTTCAAAGCAAAAGAG GCACTAAAAGAAGCACAAAAAGCAGCAATACGTTTTGAAAGAGCAAATAGTCAACATACTGCAGCTAAAGAAATGGTTTATTTAGCTGAAGAAGGACTAAGGATGGAGGGAAGATGTTTTGATCATGCATGGCAG GAGATGCTAAATCATGCAACTGAACGTGTCAATGAATCTGAAAATGAGCGAGTACTTTCTGAAACTCAACACAGACATTTGACAGCTGTTTTTCACAGTGCTGAACACAATGTTAAGATTCTTCAATCTGAACTTAAACGTGCTATTGCTAAATCGAG TATGGATGCACGTCGCAACTTGCTTCTTATAAACAGTACAGTTTATAGACACAACTTGCTATTTTT gCCGTATTACGAATCAAAAGCACAATTTCATCAAATGTTAGAAAACCAAAGAAATAGAGTAAGTGTATTGGAAAGAGCTGTAGCAGAAGCAAAGATGACATATGCTGAAGCTTTaagaaatttagaaaaaataagtgaTGAAATTCATCAG aCTAGAAGATATGATGGTAGCACTACCAACGAATCAACAGGTCAACAAGAAAATGCTCCAATAACACCAGAATCAAGTGAAACTGGTTCTGCTGATAGTGTTGATTATCTCAGTGATAAATATCCAGAGCTTCCTGATAAATTGAGTCCAAAAACGGCCGTATCGAATACATCAaag ATTGATCTAACATCAAACTACAGTTTTGGTACAAATAGTTTCAATCTATCATCAACTGAACCCCGAAAATACATAAAGCGTGATAAATCAAGAAATgttatttcttcttcttcatcatcatcatcgtcgtcatGGGACAAAAGTTGTCaagaaaaaactataaataaaaatacgcagtgtaaaaataaaaaggatgaattgtgtataaataaagaaaatggaATTGATGAGTctattgaacaaataaatgtaGAAGAATGGgctgaaataaaattgacaagtCCAAGTGAAAatgattgtgaaaaaaatggttttaaTTCCGATGAAGAAGACTCAATTCTCTACAATGAATTGAGTCCAGATTCAGTAAATGTAcctgaaaatgaagaaaatcaTATTGcaacatgtaaaaaatatgttaagcCATTGTCATTGACTAAAACTGGCATcagtaattattttgataaaccagaaagtacaaaaaattcatcaatgaaAAGTCGTCGAAAGCTTGATCGTAATTTAACAAGCTGGATCACAGGAAATTCTTCTGATGAAACCAGTTCAT gtAATTCTAGTAGACGAAAGTCTCTTGATACATTGTGGAATGGAGGAACAACTAGTGAACGTGTAAAAGACTTACTTAATCAAGGCATGATGATGCTGAACATATCAAGTTTAGCTGAACGAAGATCTAGTGAGCCAAAAGCCTCAGATAATCCTGATTCACCAGttaaaacatttgaaaaagttGATTTTAGAGGAAAAAAAGCACCAAGTACTTTACTCGATAAATCAATGAGCTATCTAAATGCTGATGATGAAACTTCCGATTGTGATTCTTTAGCTAg tGGTGATATGCTGTCTGAAGATCAAATTGCATCATTGATGATGGAACCAGATGTTAATCAAGTTTGCCAAGAAGTTCTTGGAACTCCACTTGTTGAAATATGTCCACTTTTTCATCAATTGCAACAACAAAACTAG
- the LOC122852028 gene encoding SH3 domain-binding protein 5-like isoform X3 → MCEPEEKEAAKENDKIDDDVVDPRVQIELERLNTATDGINKLEVDLDEARLTFRQMLCESTITMENLSKKLGACIEKSKPYYDARFKAKEALKEAQKAAIRFERANSQHTAAKEMVYLAEEGLRMEGRCFDHAWQDVYAKFLIYMFNDSMDARRNLLLINSTVYRHNLLFLPYYESKAQFHQMLENQRNRVSVLERAVAEAKMTYAEALRNLEKISDEIHQTRRYDGSTTNESTGQQENAPITPESSETGSADSVDYLSDKYPELPDKLSPKTAVSNTSKIDLTSNYSFGTNSFNLSSTEPRKYIKRDKSRNVISSSSSSSSSSWDKSCQEKTINKNTQCKNKKDELCINKENGIDESIEQINVEEWAEIKLTSPSENDCEKNGFNSDEEDSILYNELSPDSVNVPENEENHIATCKKYVKPLSLTKTGISNYFDKPESTKNSSMKSRRKLDRNLTSWITGNSSDETSSCNSSRRKSLDTLWNGGTTSERVKDLLNQGMMMLNISSLAERRSSEPKASDNPDSPVKTFEKVDFRGKKAPSTLLDKSMSYLNADDETSDCDSLASGDMLSEDQIASLMMEPDVNQVCQEVLGTPLVEICPLFHQLQQQN, encoded by the exons atgtgtgAACCCGAGGAAAAAGAAGCTGCcaaagaaaatgataaaattgatgatgatgttgttgatccCAGGGTGCAG aTTGAACTTGAACGACTTAATACTGCAACAGACGGTATCAATAAATTGGAAGTTGATTTAGAC GAAGCAAGACTGACCTTCCGCCAGATGTTATGTgaatcaacaataacaatggaaaatttaagtaaaaaattaggtGCTTGTATAGAAAAATCAAAGCCATATTATGATGCACGTTTCAAAGCAAAAGAG GCACTAAAAGAAGCACAAAAAGCAGCAATACGTTTTGAAAGAGCAAATAGTCAACATACTGCAGCTAAAGAAATGGTTTATTTAGCTGAAGAAGGACTAAGGATGGAGGGAAGATGTTTTGATCATGCATGGCAG GATGTTTatgcaaaatttttaatttatatgttcAATGACAGTATGGATGCACGTCGCAACTTGCTTCTTATAAACAGTACAGTTTATAGACACAACTTGCTATTTTT gCCGTATTACGAATCAAAAGCACAATTTCATCAAATGTTAGAAAACCAAAGAAATAGAGTAAGTGTATTGGAAAGAGCTGTAGCAGAAGCAAAGATGACATATGCTGAAGCTTTaagaaatttagaaaaaataagtgaTGAAATTCATCAG aCTAGAAGATATGATGGTAGCACTACCAACGAATCAACAGGTCAACAAGAAAATGCTCCAATAACACCAGAATCAAGTGAAACTGGTTCTGCTGATAGTGTTGATTATCTCAGTGATAAATATCCAGAGCTTCCTGATAAATTGAGTCCAAAAACGGCCGTATCGAATACATCAaag ATTGATCTAACATCAAACTACAGTTTTGGTACAAATAGTTTCAATCTATCATCAACTGAACCCCGAAAATACATAAAGCGTGATAAATCAAGAAATgttatttcttcttcttcatcatcatcatcgtcgtcatGGGACAAAAGTTGTCaagaaaaaactataaataaaaatacgcagtgtaaaaataaaaaggatgaattgtgtataaataaagaaaatggaATTGATGAGTctattgaacaaataaatgtaGAAGAATGGgctgaaataaaattgacaagtCCAAGTGAAAatgattgtgaaaaaaatggttttaaTTCCGATGAAGAAGACTCAATTCTCTACAATGAATTGAGTCCAGATTCAGTAAATGTAcctgaaaatgaagaaaatcaTATTGcaacatgtaaaaaatatgttaagcCATTGTCATTGACTAAAACTGGCATcagtaattattttgataaaccagaaagtacaaaaaattcatcaatgaaAAGTCGTCGAAAGCTTGATCGTAATTTAACAAGCTGGATCACAGGAAATTCTTCTGATGAAACCAGTTCAT gtAATTCTAGTAGACGAAAGTCTCTTGATACATTGTGGAATGGAGGAACAACTAGTGAACGTGTAAAAGACTTACTTAATCAAGGCATGATGATGCTGAACATATCAAGTTTAGCTGAACGAAGATCTAGTGAGCCAAAAGCCTCAGATAATCCTGATTCACCAGttaaaacatttgaaaaagttGATTTTAGAGGAAAAAAAGCACCAAGTACTTTACTCGATAAATCAATGAGCTATCTAAATGCTGATGATGAAACTTCCGATTGTGATTCTTTAGCTAg tGGTGATATGCTGTCTGAAGATCAAATTGCATCATTGATGATGGAACCAGATGTTAATCAAGTTTGCCAAGAAGTTCTTGGAACTCCACTTGTTGAAATATGTCCACTTTTTCATCAATTGCAACAACAAAACTAG